The Kwoniella mangroviensis CBS 8507 chromosome 1 map unlocalized Ctg02, whole genome shotgun sequence genome window below encodes:
- a CDS encoding vacuolar transporter chaperone 1, producing MSTQPLLQRTAKKRIALPVRVEPKVFFANERTFLSWLHFAVVLGGLAVGLLNFGDKVGKISAAMYTVIAMAVMLYALVIYQMRARSIRLRTGAPYDDRLGPTVLCICLLTAIVTNFILKAVYE from the exons ATGTCAACTCAACCTCTGCTTCAACGGACTGCTAAAAAG CGAATCGCTTTACCTGTCCGAGTAGAACCCAAAGTGTTCTTCGCCAACGA ACGAACATTCTTATCATGGCTTCATTTCGCCGTAGTCTTAGGTGGTTTGGCAGTTGGTCTATTGAATTTTGGTGATAAA GTCGGAAAGATATCTGCTGCGATGTACACCGTGATCG CCATGGCGGTGATGCTCTACGCTTTGGTGATATATCAAATGCGTGCTCGATCAATTAGGTTAAGGACCGGTGCGCCATACGACGATAGACTTGGTCCC ACCGTTCTATGTATCTGTTTGCTAA CCGCGATCGTcaccaacttcatcctcaagGCGGTATATGagtaa